One Catharus ustulatus isolate bCatUst1 chromosome 2, bCatUst1.pri.v2, whole genome shotgun sequence genomic window carries:
- the BCL9 gene encoding B-cell CLL/lymphoma 9 protein isoform X3, with protein sequence MHSSNPKVRNSPSGNTQSSPKSKQEVMVRPPTVMSPSGNPQLDSKFSNQGKQGGSTSQSQPSPCDPKSGGHTPKVLPGPGGSMGLKNGAGNGAKGKGKRERSISADSFEQREAGTPNDDPEIKDCNSADHVKSQESQHTPHSMTPSNASAPRSSTPSHGLTATLEPASGQKTPSKVVYVFSTEMANKAAEAVLKGQVETIVSFHIQNISNSKAERNTVPLNPQITALRTEPKPLPQPQPPAAQDQNPPQNAKMQPTPPVSAPVSKPTGPPCPIDQDSPSVESKVMSVGSPANSTPLQTEGFGQSSTPNNRAVSPVSQGSNSSAADPKGPPQQGSGGDPSSLGENPDGLSQEQLEHRERSLQTLRDIQRMLFPDEKEFAGGQSGGPPPNAGVMDGPQKKPEGPIQAMMAQSQSLGKGSGSRTDGGAPFGPQGHRDMPFSPDEMGPPPMNSQSGAIGPDHLDHMTPEQVAWLKLQQEFYEEKRRKQEQVVVQQCSLQDMMVHQHGPRGVVRGPPPPYQMAPGEGWGPGGPEPFPEGMNMSHSLPPRGMAPHPNVPGSQMRLPGFAGMMNPDMEGPNIPNPASRPGLSGVSWPDDVPKIPDGRNFPPGQGVFSGPGRGERFPNPQGLPEELYQQQLAEKQMGLPPGLNMEGIRPGMEINRMMPSQRHMEPGNNPIFPRMPVEGPMSPSRGDFPKGIPPQMASSRELEFGMGPGSMKGDMGMNVSMGSNPPLVPQKLREAGVGPEEMMKLRPGVSEMLSSQQKMVPLPFGEHPQQEYGMGPRPFLPMSQGPGVGLRNLREQIGPDQRTNNRLSHMPPLPLNPTSNPNSLNTAPPAQRSLGRKPLDISAAGQVHSPGINPLKSPTMRQVQSPMMGSPSGNLKSPQTPSQLAGMLAGPTAAAAAASIKSPPVLGSAAASPVHLKSPSLPAPSPGWTSSPKPPLQSPGIPPNHKASLTMSSPAMLGNVESGGPPPSTVSQSAPVTLPGNLPSSSPYTMPPEPTLSQNPLSIMMSRMSKFAMPSSTPLYHDAIKTVASSDDDSPPARSPNLPPMNSVPGPNPVGPMPTLSPMGMTQPLSHNNQMPSPNAMGPNIPPHGVPVGPGLMSHNPMMGHGSQESPMVPQGRLGFPQGFPPVQSPPQQVPFPHNGPSGGQGNFPAGMGFHGEGPLGRPTNLPQSSTDPALCKTGGPGGPDSFTVLGNNMPSVFTDPELQEVIRPGATGIPEFDLSRIIPSEKPSQTLQYFPRGEVPGRKQPQGPGPGFSHMQGMIGEQTPRMGLTLPSMGGPGPVGTPDIPLGTAPSMPGHNPMRPPAFLQQGMMGPHHRMMSPAQPAMPGQPALMSNPVAAVGMIPGKDRAPAGLYSHPGPVGSPGMMMSMQGMMGPQQNIMIPPQMRPRGMAADVGMGGFSQGPGNPGNMMF encoded by the exons ATGCATTCCAGTAACCCCAAAGTGAGGAACTCCCCGTCAGGCAACACACAGAG taGCCCCAAATCAAAGCAGGAGGTGATGGTCCGTCCCCCTACAGTGATGTCCCCGTCTGGCAACCCTCAGCTGGATTCCAAATTTTCCAACCAAGGCAAACAAGGGGGCTCCACCAGCCaatcccagccctctccctgtgacCCCAAAAGTGGAGGTCACACCCCCAAAGTGCTCCCGGGCCCGGGTGGGAGTATGGGGCTGAAGAATGGGGCTGGAAATGGTGccaaggggaaggggaagagagagaggagcATTTCAGCAGACTCCTTTGAACAGAGGGAAGCTGGGACTCCTAATGATGACCCGGAAATCAAAG ACTGCAATTCTGCTGATCATGTGAAGTCCCAGGAGTCTCAGCACACACCACACTCCATGACTCCTTCAAATGCTTCAGCCCCAAGGTCTTCCACACCTTCCCATGGTTTGACTGCCACTTTGGAGCCAGCAAGCGGGCAGAAGACTCCATCCAAAGTGGTTTACGTCTTTTCTACTGAGATGGCCAACAA ggctgcagaagcTGTGCTGAAGGGACAGGTGGAAACTATTGTGTCCTTTCATATCCAGAACATCTCAAACAGCAAGGCGGAACGAAACACTGTACCCTTG AACCCCCAGATCACTGCACTTCGGACTGAACCCAAGCCCCTGccgcagccccagccccccGCTGCCCAGGACCAGAACCCTCCACAGAACGCCAAAATGCAGCCGACTCCACCCGTGTCAGCGCCAGTATCCAAACCCACTGGCCCCCCGTGTCCCATAGATCAGGACAGTCCCAGTGTGGAAAGCAAAGTGATGTCTGTGGGCAGCCCTGCTAACTCTACTCCGTTGCAGACAGAAGGATTTGGGCAGAGTTCAACCCCTAACAATCGAGCAGTTAGCCCAGTTTCCCAAGGTAGCAATAGCTCTGCTGCGGACCCCAAAGGTCCTCCCCAGCAGGGGTCTGGTGGGGACCCATCCAGTTTGGGTGAGAATCCCGATGGACTgtcacaggagcagctggagcaccGAGAGCGCTCGTTGCAGACCCTGAGAGACATCCAGCGCATGCTCTTCCCTGATGAAAAGGAGTTTGCAGGAGGGCAAAGTGGGGGGCCACCCCCAAATGCTGGGGTGATGGATGGTCCCCAAAAGAAACCTGAAGGGCCGATACAGGCTATGATGGCTCAATCCCAAAGTTTAGGCAAAGGGTCGGGGTCTCGGACTGACGGAGGGGCTCCGTTTGGCCCtcaaggacacagggacatgccTTTTTCCCCAGATGAAATGGGGCCACCACCAATGAACTCCCAGTCAGGAGCTATAGGCCCAGACCACCTGGACCATATGACTCCTGAGCAGGTGGCCTGGCTcaagctgcagcaggagtttTAcgaggagaagagaagaaagcaagAGCAGGTGGTTGTGCAGCAGTGTTCCCTGCAGGACATGATGGTCCACCAGCATGGGCCTCGTGGGGTGGTCCGAGGTCCTCCCCCTCCCTACCAGATGGCCCCTGGTGAGGGCTGGGGACCTGGGGGTCCAGAGCCCTTCCCTGAAGGCATGAACATGTCCCACTCTCTGCCCCCTAGGGGCATGGCCCCTCATCCCAACGTGCCCGGGAGCCAGATGCGCCTGCCTGGTTTTGCAGGAATGATGAACCCTGACATGGAAGGCCCCAATATCCCGAATCCCGCCTCACGGCCTGGGCTTTCAGGAGTTAGTTGGCCAGATGATGTGCCAAAAATCCCAGATGGCCGAAACTTCCCTCCTGGTCAGGGTGTCTTCAGCGGCCCTGGCCGAGGGGAGCGGTTCCCCAATCCGCAGGGCCTGCCTGAAGAGCTCTATCAGCAACAGCTGGCTGAGAAACAGATGGGCCTCCCTCCTGGTCTGAACATGGAAGGCATCAGGCCTGGCATGGAGATTAACAGAATGATGCCCTCCCAGAGACACATGGAGCCTGGAAACAACCCCATCTTCCCTCGCATGCCAGTAGAAGGACCGATGAGTCCCTCTAGGGGGGACTTCCCAAAAGGAATACCCCCACAAATGGCTTCTAGCAGGGAGCTGGAGTTTGGGATGGGCCCTGGCAGCATGAAGGGGGACATGGGCATGAATGTCAGCATGGGCTCCAACCCACCCCTGGTCCCTCAGAAGCTGAGGGAGGCAGGAGTCGGGCCGGAAGAGATGATGAAGCTGCGCCCTGGTGTCTCGGAGATGCTCTCCTCTCAGCAGAAAATGGTGCCGCTGCCGTTTGGGGAGCACCCGCAGCAGGAGTATGGCATGGGTCCCAGGCCTTTCCTCCCCATGTCTCAGGGCCCAGGAGTTGGTCTCCGGAATCTCAGAGAACAGATCGGGCCTGACCAAAGGACTAACAACCGGCTCAGCCACATGCCGCCACTACCTCTCAATCCCACCAGTAACCCGAATAGCCTCAACACTGCTCCCCCTGCGCAGCGCAGCCTCGGCCGCAAGCCCTTGGATATCTCTGCAGCTGGTCAGGTGCATTCGCCAGGAATCAACCCCCTGAAGTCGCCCACGATGCGCCAAGTCCAGTCTCCCATGATGGGATCTCCCTCGGGGAACCTCAAGTCCCCTCAGACGCCCTCCCAGCTGGCAGGAATGCTCGCGGGCCCCACTGccgcagctgctgctgcctccatcaAATCCCCCCCTGTCTTGGggtctgctgctgcttctcctgtcCACCTCAAGTCTCCGTCGCTCCCTGCACCTTCTCCCGGATGGACTTCATCTCCAAAGCCTCctttgcagagccctgggattCCCCCGAACCATAAGGCGTCTCTAACCATGTCTTCTCCAGCCATGCTGGGGAACGTGGAGTCGG gtggTCCACCTCCTTCCACAGTCAGCCAGTCTGCTCCTGTGACTCTCCCTGGAAATCTTCCCTCTAGCAGTCCTTACACAATGCCTCCAGAGCCAACCCTGTCCCAGAATCCCCTCTCCATTATGATGTCCAGGATGTCCAAATTTGCCATGCCCAGCTCTACACCGCTCTATCACGATGCCATCAAAACTGTGGCCAGCTCGGATGACGACTCCCCTCCAGCACGCTCCCCAAACTTGCCACCTATGAACAGCGTACCAG GTCCAAACCCAGTGGGTCCAATGCCAACCCTTAGCCCAATGGGAATGACCCAGCCTCTTTCCCATAACAACCAGATGCCCTCTCCAAATGCTATGGGACCCAATATACCTCCTCACGGGGTCCCCGTGGGACCCGGCCTGATGTCACACAACCCAATGATGGGGCATGGTTCCCAGGAGTCTCCAATGGTACCTCAAGGACGCCTGGGCTTCCCGCAGGGGTTCCCTCCCGTACAGTCCCCTCCACAGCAGGTGCCGTTTCCACACAACGGGCCCAGCGGCGGACAAGGCAACTTCCCGGCGGGAATGGGCTTCCACGGAGAAGGACCTCTGGGGCGTCCTACCAACCTGCCCCAAAGTTCCACAGATCCAGCACTTTGCAAGACTGGAGGCCCTGGCGGTCCAGACTCCTTCACTGTTCTTGGAAACAACATGCCTTCGGTTTTCACCgatccagagctgcaggaggtgaTCCGTCCTGGAGCCACGGGAATACCCGAGTTTGACCTGTCCAGGATTATCCCGTCGGAGAAGCCCAGCCAGACACTACAGTATTTCCCTCGTGGGGAGGTGCCGGGCCGCAAGCAGCCGCAGGGTCCCGGGCCCGGCTTCTCCCACATGCAGGGGATGATAGGAGAGCAGACCCCGAGGATGGGACTAACGTTGCCCAGCATGGGGGGCCCCGGGCCGGTGGGAACTCCGGATATCCCCCTCGGCACGGCTCCGTCCATGCCCGGCCACAACCCGATGAGGCCGCCGgccttcctgcagcagggcatgATGGGGCCGCACCACCGCATGatgtcaccagcacagcccgCCATGCCCGGCCAGCCCGCCCTCATGAGCAACCCCGTGGCCGCCGTGGGCATGATCCCGGGCAAGGACCGAGCCCCCGCCGGGCTGTACAGCCACCCGGGCCCCGTGGGGTCGCCTGGCATGATGATGTCCATGCAGGGCATGATGGGACCCCAACAAAACATCATGATTCCCCCCCAGATGAGGCCCCGAGGTATGGCTGCTGATGTTGGCATGGGAGGATTTAGCCAAGGCCCTGGAAACCCAGGGAACATGATGTTTTAA